A genome region from Vulpes lagopus strain Blue_001 chromosome 7, ASM1834538v1, whole genome shotgun sequence includes the following:
- the LOC121494230 gene encoding X-ray repair cross-complementing protein 6-like has translation MSGWESYYKNEGDEEEEQEDGLEAGGEYTYSGRDSLIFLVDGSRAMFESQGEVELTPFDMSIQCIQSVYTNKIISSNQDLLAVVFYGTEKDKNSVNFKNIYVLQELDNPGAKRVLELDRFKGERGKKHFQDLIGHGSDYSLSEVLWVCANLFSDVQVKMSHKRIMLFTNEDDPHGNDSAKASRARTKAGDLRDTGIFLDLMHLKKRGGFDISLFYRDIISIAEDEDLGVRFEESSKLEDLLRKVRAKETRKRVLCRLKLKLSKDTALTVGIYNMVQKAVRPPPVRLYRETNEPVKSKTRTFNVNTGSLLLPSDTKRSQNYGNRQIVLEKEETEELKRFDEPGLILIGFKPLIMLKKHHYLRPSLFVYPEESLVNGSSTLFIALLTKCLEKEVMAVCRYTPRRNIPPYFVALLPQEEELDDQKIQVTPPGFQLVFLPYADDKRKVPFTEKVMANPEQIDKMKAIVQKLRFNYRSGSFENPVLQQHFRNLEVLALDLMEPEQAEDLTLPKIEAIDKRLGSLVNEFKELVYPPDYSPEGKAPKRRQDDEGLGSKRPKMELSEEELRAHVNKGTLGKLTVPMLKEACRVCGLKGGLKKQELLDILTKHFQKN, from the coding sequence ATGTCAGGCTGGGAGTCTTATTACAAAAACGAGGGCGATgaagaagaagagcaagaagaTGGCCTTGAAGCCGGTGGAGAATATACATATTCAGGAAGAgatagtttgatttttttggttgATGGTTCTAGGGCCATGTTTGAATCTCAGGGTGAAGTTGAACTGACTCCTTTTGACATGAGCATCCAGTGTATCCAGAGTGTGTATACCAATAAGATCATAAGCAGTAATCAAGATCTCTTGGCAGTGGTGTTCTATGGTACTGAGAAGGataaaaattcagtgaatttcaaaaatatttacgtCTTACAGGAGTTGGATAATCCAGGTGCTAAACGAGTGCTTGAGCTTGACCGGTTTAAGGGGGAGCGGGGGAAAAAACATTTCCAAGACCTAATTGGCCATGGATCTGACTACTCACTGAGTGAGGTGCTGTGGGTGTGTGCCAACCTCTTTAGCGATGTCCAGGTTAAGATGAGCCATAAGAGGATCATGCTGTTCACCAATGAAGATGACCCCCATGGCAATGACAGTGCCAAAGCTAGCAGGGCCAGGACCAAAGCTGGGGATCTCCGTGACACAGGTATCTTCTTGGACTTGATGCACTTGAAGAAACGTGGGGGTTTTGACATATCCTTGTTCTACCGAGATATCATCAGCATAGCAGAGGATGAGGACCTAGGGGTTCGCTTTGAGGAATCGAGCAAGCTAGAAGACCTGTTGAGGAAGGTTCGTGCCAAGGAGACCCGGAAGCGTGTGCTCTGCAGGTTGAAGCTTAAGCTCAGCAAGGATACTGCACTCACTGTCGGCATTTATAATATGGTCCAGAAGGCTGTCAGACCTCCTCCGGTGAGGCTTTATCGGGAGACCAATGAGCCAGTGAAATCCAAAACCCGGACATTTAATGTAAATACGGGCAGTTTGCTTTTGCCTAGTGACACCAAGAGATCTCAGAACTATGGGAATCGTCAGATTGTactagagaaagaggaaacagaagagcTGAAACGCTTTGATGAACCAGGTTTGATTCTCATCGGTTTCAAGCCCTTGATAATGTTGAAGAAGCACCATTACCTGAGGCCCTCCCTGTTTGTGTACCCTGAAGAGTCCTTGGTGAATGGGAGCTCAACCCTGTTTATTGCTCTGCTCACCAAGTGTCTGGAGAAGGAGGTCATGGCAGTGTGCAGATACACCCCCCGTCGGAACATCCCTCCTTATTTTGTGGCCTTGTTGCCACAAGAAGAGGAGCTAGATGACCAGAAAATTCAGGTGACACCCCCAGGCTTTCAGCTTGTCTTCTTACCCTATGCTGATGATAAACGCAAGGTGCCCTTTACTGAAAAAGTCATGGCAAACCCAGAGCAGATAGACAAGATGAAGGCTATTGTTCAGAAGCTCCGATTCAATTACAGAAGTGGCAGCTTTGAGAACCCAGTGCTGCAGCAACACTTCAGGAACCTGGAGGTGCTGGCTTTGGATTTGATGGAACCCGAGCAGGCGGAGGATCTGACACTGCCTAAGATTGAAGCAATAGATAAAAGACTGGGCTCCTTGGTGAATGAGTTTAAGGAGCTTGTCTACCCACCAGATTACAGTCCTGAAGGAAAAGCTCCCAAGCGGAGACAAGATGATGAAGGTCTTGGAAGCAAAAGGCCCAAGATGGAGTTATCTGAAGAGGAGCTGAGGGCCCATGTCAACAAGGGCACGCTGGGTAAGCTCACTGTGCCCATGCTGAAGGAAGCCTGCAGGGTGTGTGGGCTGAAAGGCGGGTTGAAGAAGCAGGAGCTGCTGGACATACTCACTAAGCACTTCCAGAAGAACtga